One Capsicum annuum cultivar UCD-10X-F1 chromosome 2, UCD10Xv1.1, whole genome shotgun sequence genomic window carries:
- the LOC107859428 gene encoding uncharacterized protein LOC107859428 isoform X2 has protein sequence MIKFFLYLIKSCKLYSYVAPNLRKCCCTRVESFENTEFLKDIFKESPRSLQSYCLSSRSVDLRVEFFCKSAWFEELRKRRVEELKRELVRSESSIGSLQLKIESLKAERERSGQLDYGLSHTESPAPLTKSEDIEFSVKEEAKDGLSAGSFTLDIRTNQSPESQVPAIPSATETVVKLEPLESWEQDKAPSTSKVTEAANGNGGAVRKRRGKRRRKDSVWDAKEGSIEDSDNVCSTSLASTSHCKEILTSCDQSIRHSAVSNHRGCLSRFRNDDLMRIFNSITQHEAAMVFRHRLDSQKRARYKKIIRRHMDIETARSRLANWSIKTPGELFRDFLLLANNAMVFYSKRTREYKSAMALRDIVTKVYREHYKDSYYKATSSLLPWPTIGNPPGKPRSVRPRPSKDKLQAKYGNNVKDIIGGTLGKQNHKAVDADSKVPLQSFLSAKKGFKRPGKIKCGSTIETVNPQPKVQAKEPSQHNIKVKKDHRVKPVTKERKRARQK, from the exons ATGATCAAGTTTTTTTTATATCTGATTAAAAGTTGCAAGCTTTATAGCTATGTTGCTCCGAATCTCCGCAAATGTTGTTGTACCCGTGTCGAATCTTTCGAAAATACAGAATTTTTGAAGGATATATTTAAAGAATCCCCCCGCTCTCTGCAAAGTTATTGCCTTTCCTCTCGATCAGTTGATCTTAGAGTAGAATTCTTCTGCAAGAG TGCTTGGTTTGAAGAGTTACGAAAGCGACGAGTTGAAGAACTGAAGCGGGAATTGGTGAGATCTGAGAGCTCCATTGG GTCTCTTCAGTTGAAGATTGAAAGCCTAAAAGCTGAGAGAGAGCGATCCGGTCAGCTAGACTACGGTTTGAGTCACACTGAATCTCCTGCTCCTCTGACAAAATCAGAAGATATTGAGTTTTCTGTGAAAGAAGAAGCAAAGGACGGTTTGTCTGCTGGCAGCTTCACGCTCGATATTAGAACAAACCAGTCTCCTGAGTCTCAGGTTCCCGCCATACCCTCAGCTACAGAGACAGTTGTAAAGCTAGAACCTTTGGAGTCTTGGGAACAGGACAAAGCTCCAAGTACAAGCAAGGTTACAGAGGCTGCCAATGGAAATGGAGGGGCTGTGAGGAAGAGAAGAggtaagaggagaagaaaagactCTGTTTGGGATGCCAAAGAAGGGAGCATTGAGGACAGTGACAATGTATGTTCAACGAGTCTCGCCTCCACTTCTCACTGTAAAGAAATACTAACCAGTTGTGATCAGAGTATTAGGCATTCTGCCGTAAGCAATCATAGAGGATGTTTATCTAGGTTTAGGAACGATGACTTGATGAGGATTTTCAATTCTATTACACAGCACGAAGCTGCTATGGTCTTCAGGCATCGTCTTGATAGTCAGAAGAGAGCAAGATACAAGAAAATTATAAGGCGTCATATGGATATAGAAACAGCAAGATCAAGACTAGCCAACTGGTCCATCAAAACACCAGGTGAACTCTTCAGGGATTTCCTTTTACTAGCCAACAATGCCATGGTATTTTACTCAAAGAGGACAAGAGAATACAAATCAGCAATGGCCTTAAGAGACATTGTCACTAAAGTATATCGCGAACATTACAAAGACTCTTACTACAAAGCTACATCATCCCTCCTTCCATGGCCAACAATCGGTAATCCACCTGGGAAGCCACGAAGTGTTCGCCCTCGTCCTTCTAAGGACAAACTTCAAGCCAAGTATGGCAACAATGTGAAAGACATCATTGGCGGAACACTTGGAAAACAGAATCATAAAGCAGTTGATGCTGATTCTAAGGTACCATTGCAATCTTTCTTATCAGCTAAGAAGGGCTTCAAGAGGCCTGGAAAGATCAAGTGTGGATCGACTATCGAGACTGTCAATCCACAACCTAAAGTACAAGCTAAGGAACCCTCACAACATAATATTAAGGTTAAAAAGGACCATCGAGTTAAGCCTGTAACCAAAGAGAGGAAAAGGGCTCGGCAAAAGTGA
- the LOC107859428 gene encoding uncharacterized protein LOC107859428 isoform X1, producing MMEEEKTRVGPRKVNWGTWEELILGSAVRRHGTRDWNVVASELRARTIYPHDFTPEACKARYEELRKRYSGCTAWFEELRKRRVEELKRELVRSESSIGSLQLKIESLKAERERSGQLDYGLSHTESPAPLTKSEDIEFSVKEEAKDGLSAGSFTLDIRTNQSPESQVPAIPSATETVVKLEPLESWEQDKAPSTSKVTEAANGNGGAVRKRRGKRRRKDSVWDAKEGSIEDSDNVCSTSLASTSHCKEILTSCDQSIRHSAVSNHRGCLSRFRNDDLMRIFNSITQHEAAMVFRHRLDSQKRARYKKIIRRHMDIETARSRLANWSIKTPGELFRDFLLLANNAMVFYSKRTREYKSAMALRDIVTKVYREHYKDSYYKATSSLLPWPTIGNPPGKPRSVRPRPSKDKLQAKYGNNVKDIIGGTLGKQNHKAVDADSKVPLQSFLSAKKGFKRPGKIKCGSTIETVNPQPKVQAKEPSQHNIKVKKDHRVKPVTKERKRARQK from the exons ATGATGGAGGAGGAAAAGACCAGGGTGGGACCCAGGAAGGTGAATTGGGGTACATGGGAAGAGCTAATACTTGGTAGTGCTGTTCGGCGGCATGGGACGAGGGATTGGAACGTCGTCGCATCGGAGCTCCGTGCACGGACTATTTATCCTCACGACTTTACCCCTGAG GCCTGCAAAGCCAGGTATGAGGAGTTACGTAAGCGCTACTCTGGATGCAC TGCTTGGTTTGAAGAGTTACGAAAGCGACGAGTTGAAGAACTGAAGCGGGAATTGGTGAGATCTGAGAGCTCCATTGG GTCTCTTCAGTTGAAGATTGAAAGCCTAAAAGCTGAGAGAGAGCGATCCGGTCAGCTAGACTACGGTTTGAGTCACACTGAATCTCCTGCTCCTCTGACAAAATCAGAAGATATTGAGTTTTCTGTGAAAGAAGAAGCAAAGGACGGTTTGTCTGCTGGCAGCTTCACGCTCGATATTAGAACAAACCAGTCTCCTGAGTCTCAGGTTCCCGCCATACCCTCAGCTACAGAGACAGTTGTAAAGCTAGAACCTTTGGAGTCTTGGGAACAGGACAAAGCTCCAAGTACAAGCAAGGTTACAGAGGCTGCCAATGGAAATGGAGGGGCTGTGAGGAAGAGAAGAggtaagaggagaagaaaagactCTGTTTGGGATGCCAAAGAAGGGAGCATTGAGGACAGTGACAATGTATGTTCAACGAGTCTCGCCTCCACTTCTCACTGTAAAGAAATACTAACCAGTTGTGATCAGAGTATTAGGCATTCTGCCGTAAGCAATCATAGAGGATGTTTATCTAGGTTTAGGAACGATGACTTGATGAGGATTTTCAATTCTATTACACAGCACGAAGCTGCTATGGTCTTCAGGCATCGTCTTGATAGTCAGAAGAGAGCAAGATACAAGAAAATTATAAGGCGTCATATGGATATAGAAACAGCAAGATCAAGACTAGCCAACTGGTCCATCAAAACACCAGGTGAACTCTTCAGGGATTTCCTTTTACTAGCCAACAATGCCATGGTATTTTACTCAAAGAGGACAAGAGAATACAAATCAGCAATGGCCTTAAGAGACATTGTCACTAAAGTATATCGCGAACATTACAAAGACTCTTACTACAAAGCTACATCATCCCTCCTTCCATGGCCAACAATCGGTAATCCACCTGGGAAGCCACGAAGTGTTCGCCCTCGTCCTTCTAAGGACAAACTTCAAGCCAAGTATGGCAACAATGTGAAAGACATCATTGGCGGAACACTTGGAAAACAGAATCATAAAGCAGTTGATGCTGATTCTAAGGTACCATTGCAATCTTTCTTATCAGCTAAGAAGGGCTTCAAGAGGCCTGGAAAGATCAAGTGTGGATCGACTATCGAGACTGTCAATCCACAACCTAAAGTACAAGCTAAGGAACCCTCACAACATAATATTAAGGTTAAAAAGGACCATCGAGTTAAGCCTGTAACCAAAGAGAGGAAAAGGGCTCGGCAAAAGTGA
- the LOC107859428 gene encoding uncharacterized protein LOC107859428 isoform X3 has product MGRGIGTSSHRSSVHGLFILTTLPLSAWFEELRKRRVEELKRELVRSESSIGSLQLKIESLKAERERSGQLDYGLSHTESPAPLTKSEDIEFSVKEEAKDGLSAGSFTLDIRTNQSPESQVPAIPSATETVVKLEPLESWEQDKAPSTSKVTEAANGNGGAVRKRRGKRRRKDSVWDAKEGSIEDSDNVCSTSLASTSHCKEILTSCDQSIRHSAVSNHRGCLSRFRNDDLMRIFNSITQHEAAMVFRHRLDSQKRARYKKIIRRHMDIETARSRLANWSIKTPGELFRDFLLLANNAMVFYSKRTREYKSAMALRDIVTKVYREHYKDSYYKATSSLLPWPTIGNPPGKPRSVRPRPSKDKLQAKYGNNVKDIIGGTLGKQNHKAVDADSKVPLQSFLSAKKGFKRPGKIKCGSTIETVNPQPKVQAKEPSQHNIKVKKDHRVKPVTKERKRARQK; this is encoded by the exons ATGGGACGAGGGATTGGAACGTCGTCGCATCGGAGCTCCGTGCACGGACTATTTATCCTCACGACTTTACCCCTGAG TGCTTGGTTTGAAGAGTTACGAAAGCGACGAGTTGAAGAACTGAAGCGGGAATTGGTGAGATCTGAGAGCTCCATTGG GTCTCTTCAGTTGAAGATTGAAAGCCTAAAAGCTGAGAGAGAGCGATCCGGTCAGCTAGACTACGGTTTGAGTCACACTGAATCTCCTGCTCCTCTGACAAAATCAGAAGATATTGAGTTTTCTGTGAAAGAAGAAGCAAAGGACGGTTTGTCTGCTGGCAGCTTCACGCTCGATATTAGAACAAACCAGTCTCCTGAGTCTCAGGTTCCCGCCATACCCTCAGCTACAGAGACAGTTGTAAAGCTAGAACCTTTGGAGTCTTGGGAACAGGACAAAGCTCCAAGTACAAGCAAGGTTACAGAGGCTGCCAATGGAAATGGAGGGGCTGTGAGGAAGAGAAGAggtaagaggagaagaaaagactCTGTTTGGGATGCCAAAGAAGGGAGCATTGAGGACAGTGACAATGTATGTTCAACGAGTCTCGCCTCCACTTCTCACTGTAAAGAAATACTAACCAGTTGTGATCAGAGTATTAGGCATTCTGCCGTAAGCAATCATAGAGGATGTTTATCTAGGTTTAGGAACGATGACTTGATGAGGATTTTCAATTCTATTACACAGCACGAAGCTGCTATGGTCTTCAGGCATCGTCTTGATAGTCAGAAGAGAGCAAGATACAAGAAAATTATAAGGCGTCATATGGATATAGAAACAGCAAGATCAAGACTAGCCAACTGGTCCATCAAAACACCAGGTGAACTCTTCAGGGATTTCCTTTTACTAGCCAACAATGCCATGGTATTTTACTCAAAGAGGACAAGAGAATACAAATCAGCAATGGCCTTAAGAGACATTGTCACTAAAGTATATCGCGAACATTACAAAGACTCTTACTACAAAGCTACATCATCCCTCCTTCCATGGCCAACAATCGGTAATCCACCTGGGAAGCCACGAAGTGTTCGCCCTCGTCCTTCTAAGGACAAACTTCAAGCCAAGTATGGCAACAATGTGAAAGACATCATTGGCGGAACACTTGGAAAACAGAATCATAAAGCAGTTGATGCTGATTCTAAGGTACCATTGCAATCTTTCTTATCAGCTAAGAAGGGCTTCAAGAGGCCTGGAAAGATCAAGTGTGGATCGACTATCGAGACTGTCAATCCACAACCTAAAGTACAAGCTAAGGAACCCTCACAACATAATATTAAGGTTAAAAAGGACCATCGAGTTAAGCCTGTAACCAAAGAGAGGAAAAGGGCTCGGCAAAAGTGA